One window from the genome of Microbulbifer pacificus encodes:
- the glnL gene encoding nitrogen regulation protein NR(II): MLNDRQLRLLLDNLTSAVLVLDENLSLCYLNSAAEDLVAASSARAIGLPLEEVVRESRSAEQALQSALASGEKYTVRRALWFLHNLEECTVDYSVTPLTDLGLLLLEVQSMDRLLRIAREDALLSAQETTRNLVRGMAHEVKNPLGGIRGAAQLLQRELVDLNDDGLGEYTQIIIEEADRLRNLVDRMLGPRKPVKLQPVNVHSITERVAQLIEAECDGALEIKRDYDPSIPDIPADSEQLIQAVLNIARNAMQAIAENVGLADGNLTIRTRVQRQFTIGRRHCALVCRIDVVDNGPGIPEDIRERIFYPMISGRAEGSGLGLSISQHIINQHRGLIKCESQPGLTEFQIYLPLAND; this comes from the coding sequence ATGCTCAACGACCGCCAGTTACGCCTGCTGCTGGACAATTTAACGTCGGCTGTGTTGGTGCTGGATGAAAACCTGTCGCTCTGCTACCTGAACTCGGCGGCGGAAGACCTGGTGGCGGCCTCCAGTGCCCGCGCCATCGGCCTGCCGCTGGAAGAGGTGGTGCGGGAGTCCCGCTCCGCGGAGCAGGCGCTGCAATCGGCACTGGCTAGCGGAGAGAAGTACACCGTGCGGCGCGCGCTGTGGTTCCTGCACAACCTGGAAGAGTGCACCGTGGATTACTCGGTGACACCGCTCACAGATCTCGGCCTGCTGTTGCTGGAAGTGCAGTCCATGGACCGCCTGCTGCGCATCGCCCGCGAGGATGCACTGCTCTCTGCCCAGGAGACTACCCGCAACCTTGTGCGGGGCATGGCCCACGAAGTGAAAAATCCCCTCGGCGGTATTCGCGGCGCGGCACAGTTGCTGCAAAGAGAGCTTGTGGATCTGAATGATGACGGCCTCGGCGAGTACACCCAGATCATCATCGAAGAGGCGGATCGCCTGCGCAATCTGGTAGATCGCATGCTCGGGCCGCGCAAACCGGTGAAGCTGCAGCCGGTGAACGTGCACTCGATTACCGAGCGGGTGGCGCAGCTGATCGAGGCGGAGTGCGACGGGGCGCTGGAAATCAAGCGCGACTACGACCCCTCGATCCCGGACATTCCCGCGGACAGCGAGCAGCTGATCCAGGCGGTACTGAATATCGCCCGCAACGCCATGCAGGCCATTGCGGAGAATGTCGGGCTGGCGGACGGCAACCTCACCATCCGCACCCGGGTGCAGCGGCAGTTCACCATCGGCCGCCGCCACTGTGCGCTGGTGTGCCGCATCGACGTCGTCGACAACGGCCCGGGCATTCCCGAAGACATCCGCGAACGGATTTTTTACCCGATGATTTCCGGGCGCGCCGAGGGCTCGGGACTGGGGCTTTCCATTTCCCAGCACATCATTAACCAGCACCGGGGACTCATCAAATGCGAGAGCCAGCCGGGACTGACGGAATTTCAGATTTATCTGCCGCTGGCAAACGATTAA
- a CDS encoding DUF4124 domain-containing protein has translation MTRRIALLALLLAAPVMAFQEAETQGEKAPAGTSVYKIVGPDGRVTFSDTAPAGSKAEKIRIGPINVQPTPLPERKLSPRDREEREGDDGEREERSYAQGPVNFAIVSPANDATIPPGQRFIVLQVAMDPVPRDGYAFYAVIDGQRWSGTSSGASLDISALERGTHTIQAVLVDTAGRPLAQSQMIQVHVKRPGGQVPDFPAEQAPQMPKAPQVPGIANPPKPQPR, from the coding sequence ATGACAAGACGGATTGCACTGCTGGCACTGCTGCTGGCGGCGCCGGTGATGGCGTTTCAGGAAGCGGAGACGCAGGGCGAGAAGGCGCCCGCCGGGACCAGTGTCTACAAAATAGTCGGCCCGGATGGTCGCGTCACCTTCAGCGACACCGCGCCCGCGGGGTCCAAGGCGGAAAAGATCAGGATAGGGCCGATCAATGTGCAGCCCACACCTCTGCCCGAGCGCAAGCTATCGCCACGGGACCGCGAAGAACGGGAAGGCGATGACGGGGAAAGAGAGGAGCGAAGCTACGCACAGGGGCCGGTGAACTTTGCCATTGTCAGTCCCGCCAACGACGCCACCATCCCTCCGGGGCAGCGTTTCATCGTGCTGCAGGTTGCCATGGATCCGGTGCCGCGGGATGGATATGCCTTCTACGCGGTGATTGACGGTCAGCGCTGGTCCGGTACCTCCTCCGGTGCCAGTCTGGACATTTCCGCGCTGGAGCGCGGTACGCACACGATCCAGGCCGTTCTGGTGGATACCGCCGGGCGGCCTCTGGCCCAGTCCCAGATGATCCAGGTGCATGTGAAACGCCCCGGGGGACAGGTCCCGGACTTCCCCGCCGAGCAGGCGCCGCAGATGCCGAAGGCGCCCCAGGTGCCCGGTATTGCCAACCCGCCCAAGCCGCAGCCCCGCTGA
- the glnA gene encoding glutamate--ammonia ligase — MSKTLGLIKESEAKWVDLRFTDTKGKEQHVSIPSKEVNGEFFEVGKMFDGSSIAGWKGINESDMVLMPVDETAFLDPFTDEPTVIVRCNIVDPITGQGYERDPRSIAQRAEEYLKSTGYGDTALFGPEPEFFVFDDITWGAEMGGAFYKINSQEAAWSSGSTYADGNMGHRPGVKGGYFPVPPVDSLHDIRAAMCSAMEAMGLEIEVHHHEVGTAGQCEIGVGANTLTKKADEVQILKYAVHNVAHAYGKTATFMPKPLVGDNGSGMHVHQSFSKDGVNQFAGDAYAGLSETALFYIGGIIKHARALNAICNPGTNSYKRLVPGFEAPVILAYSARNRSASIRIPFVPSPKGKRIETRFPDPIANPYLAFSALLMAGLDGVKNKIHPGDAADKDLYDLEPEELAEYPTVASSLEQALDALDQDRAFLTEGGVFTDDAIDAFIALKREEVQRVNMTTHPVEFDMYYSC; from the coding sequence ATGTCAAAGACGCTCGGACTGATCAAAGAGAGCGAAGCCAAATGGGTAGACCTGCGCTTCACCGATACCAAAGGTAAGGAACAGCACGTTTCCATTCCTTCCAAGGAAGTGAATGGCGAGTTCTTCGAAGTCGGCAAGATGTTCGATGGTTCCTCCATCGCTGGCTGGAAAGGCATCAACGAGTCCGACATGGTGCTGATGCCGGTGGACGAGACCGCGTTCCTGGACCCCTTCACCGACGAGCCGACCGTTATTGTCCGCTGTAACATCGTCGACCCGATCACCGGTCAGGGCTACGAGCGCGACCCGCGCTCCATCGCTCAGCGCGCCGAGGAATACCTGAAGTCCACCGGTTACGGCGACACTGCGCTGTTTGGCCCGGAGCCTGAGTTCTTCGTATTCGACGACATCACCTGGGGTGCCGAAATGGGTGGCGCCTTCTACAAGATCAACTCCCAGGAAGCGGCCTGGTCCTCTGGCAGCACCTACGCCGATGGCAACATGGGTCACCGTCCGGGCGTGAAAGGCGGCTACTTCCCGGTTCCGCCCGTCGACTCCCTGCACGACATCCGCGCCGCCATGTGTTCCGCCATGGAAGCCATGGGCCTGGAAATCGAAGTGCACCACCACGAAGTGGGTACTGCCGGCCAGTGTGAAATCGGCGTTGGCGCCAACACCCTGACCAAGAAGGCTGACGAAGTTCAGATCCTGAAGTACGCCGTGCATAACGTTGCCCACGCTTACGGCAAAACCGCCACCTTCATGCCCAAGCCGCTGGTAGGTGACAACGGTTCCGGTATGCACGTACACCAGTCCTTCAGCAAAGACGGCGTGAACCAGTTCGCCGGTGACGCGTATGCTGGCCTGTCTGAGACTGCCCTGTTCTACATCGGCGGTATCATCAAGCACGCGCGCGCCCTGAACGCCATCTGTAACCCGGGCACCAACTCCTACAAGCGTCTGGTACCTGGCTTCGAAGCGCCGGTAATCCTGGCCTACTCCGCGCGCAACCGCTCTGCGTCCATCCGCATTCCGTTCGTGCCGAGCCCGAAAGGCAAGCGTATCGAGACCCGCTTCCCGGATCCGATCGCCAACCCCTACCTGGCCTTCTCCGCACTGCTGATGGCCGGCCTCGACGGCGTGAAGAACAAGATTCACCCCGGCGATGCTGCGGACAAAGACCTGTACGACCTGGAGCCGGAAGAGCTGGCCGAGTACCCGACCGTTGCTTCCAGCCTGGAACAGGCTCTGGACGCACTGGATCAGGACCGCGCCTTCCTGACCGAAGGTGGCGTATTCACTGACGACGCCATCGACGCCTTCATCGCCCTGAAGCGTGAAGAAGTACAGCGTGTGAACATGACTACTCACCCGGTCGAGTTCGATATGTACTACTCCTGCTAA
- the thiI gene encoding tRNA uracil 4-sulfurtransferase ThiI, whose amino-acid sequence MHFVVKFFPEITIKSNPVRKRMSRQLADNLRKLLRALDDRIEVRKDWEKIEVVAPDAVSHLSERIEEVLAHTPGIANFARVQQFPLGDMDDIYQKTLSVWGDKLTGKTFCVRVKRTGQHDFQSLEVEQYVGGGLNQNTDAAGVKLKNPDITVKLEIRHDKLNVIEQLHQGLGGFPLGTQDPVISLVSGGFDSTVASYLTIKRGIRTHFLFFNLGGRQHELGVKEVAFYLWEKYGASHRVKFITVPFDEVVAEILERIDDSYMGVTLKRMMLRAGSVIAKELDVDALVTGEAIAQVSSQTLKNLSVIDSVTDTLVLRPLITSDKTDIIRTAREIGTEEFAANMPEYCGVISVKPTTRAKMEKVEHEETRFDFTVLDRAIGNRVMQNIDEVMEDLGEDAPAVEEFAEPGDAIVIDIRHPTEEEVNPLELDNTSVETIPFYRLSTAFKALDKDKHYLLYCARGVMSKLHASHLLDEGYKNVGVYRPQAPKH is encoded by the coding sequence ATGCACTTTGTCGTCAAGTTTTTCCCAGAGATCACCATCAAGAGCAACCCGGTGCGCAAGCGCATGTCGCGCCAGCTCGCGGACAACCTGCGCAAACTGCTGCGCGCACTCGACGACCGCATCGAGGTGCGCAAGGACTGGGAAAAAATCGAGGTGGTCGCGCCGGATGCAGTATCCCACCTTTCCGAACGCATTGAAGAGGTACTGGCGCACACTCCCGGTATCGCTAACTTTGCGCGGGTGCAGCAATTCCCCCTCGGCGACATGGACGACATCTATCAGAAGACGCTGTCTGTATGGGGCGACAAGCTCACCGGCAAAACCTTCTGTGTGCGGGTGAAACGTACCGGCCAGCACGATTTCCAGTCCCTCGAGGTGGAACAGTATGTGGGCGGCGGACTGAACCAGAACACCGACGCGGCCGGGGTGAAACTGAAAAACCCCGATATCACCGTCAAACTGGAAATCCGTCACGACAAACTGAATGTGATCGAGCAACTGCACCAGGGCCTCGGCGGTTTTCCCCTCGGCACCCAGGACCCGGTGATCTCGCTGGTGTCCGGCGGCTTCGATTCCACCGTGGCCAGCTACCTCACCATCAAGCGCGGTATCCGCACCCACTTCCTGTTCTTCAACCTTGGCGGGCGCCAGCACGAACTGGGCGTGAAGGAAGTGGCGTTTTACCTGTGGGAAAAATACGGCGCATCGCACCGGGTGAAATTCATCACTGTACCCTTCGATGAAGTGGTGGCGGAAATCCTCGAGCGCATCGACGATTCCTATATGGGAGTGACCTTAAAGCGCATGATGCTGCGCGCGGGATCGGTGATCGCGAAGGAACTGGACGTGGATGCACTGGTGACCGGCGAAGCCATTGCCCAGGTCTCCAGCCAGACCCTGAAAAACCTGTCCGTCATCGACAGCGTTACCGACACCCTGGTGCTGCGCCCGCTGATCACCTCCGACAAGACCGACATCATCCGCACAGCGCGCGAAATCGGTACCGAGGAATTCGCCGCGAATATGCCGGAGTACTGCGGGGTGATTTCAGTGAAGCCCACCACCCGCGCAAAAATGGAAAAAGTGGAACACGAGGAGACCCGTTTCGACTTCACCGTGCTGGACCGCGCCATCGGCAACCGGGTGATGCAGAACATTGATGAGGTAATGGAAGACCTGGGCGAAGACGCGCCGGCGGTGGAAGAATTTGCCGAGCCCGGCGATGCCATCGTCATCGATATCCGCCACCCCACCGAAGAGGAAGTGAATCCGCTGGAACTCGACAACACCAGCGTGGAGACGATTCCCTTCTACCGTTTGAGCACCGCCTTCAAAGCACTGGATAAGGACAAGCACTACCTGCTGTATTGTGCCCGCGGTGTGATGAGCAAGCTGCACGCCTCGCACCTGCTGGATGAAGGCTACAAAAATGTGGGGGTTTACCGGCCGCAGGCGCCGAAACACTGA
- a CDS encoding TIGR03862 family flavoprotein, producing the protein MPTTNSIAPRVAVIGGGPAGLMVAEVLATGGARVALYDAMPSVGRKFLLAGVGGMNITHSEPKDAFLSRYGERRAEVARLLEDFDAEVLRNWIHGLGIDTFVGTSGRVFPTDMKAAPLLRAWLKRLREQGVVIHTRHRWLGWSELGALRVATPQGEQQVNADAVVLALGGGSWPRLGSDGSWTSLLQARGVELTPLAPSNCGFEVEGWSEHLRQKFAGAPLKNVALCVDGEPPRTGEFVLTEGGIEGSLVYALSAPIRRRIEQQGAARVLLDLLPQIPQDRLTTALAKPRGKQSLAKHLHRQAGLGGVKAALLRELAPREAFTDPASLAPWIKALPVDLVRARPIEEAISSAGGVPFTELDHGLMLKSLPGVFCAGEMLDWEAPTGGYLLTACFASGRVAARGALRWLAQQE; encoded by the coding sequence ATGCCGACCACTAATTCCATCGCACCGCGCGTGGCCGTCATTGGCGGCGGTCCCGCCGGGCTGATGGTGGCGGAGGTTCTGGCAACCGGCGGCGCGCGCGTCGCGCTGTACGACGCGATGCCATCGGTGGGGCGCAAGTTCCTGCTGGCGGGGGTGGGTGGCATGAACATCACCCACTCCGAACCCAAAGACGCGTTTCTGTCGCGCTACGGCGAACGCCGCGCGGAAGTAGCGCGGTTACTGGAAGACTTCGATGCTGAGGTTCTGCGCAACTGGATTCACGGTCTCGGTATCGACACCTTTGTCGGCACTTCCGGGCGGGTATTTCCCACGGATATGAAGGCCGCGCCGCTGCTGCGCGCCTGGCTGAAACGGCTGCGCGAACAGGGGGTAGTGATCCACACTCGCCACCGCTGGCTGGGCTGGAGCGAGCTCGGTGCGCTGCGCGTGGCGACGCCGCAAGGAGAGCAGCAGGTCAACGCCGACGCCGTAGTACTGGCCCTCGGCGGCGGCAGCTGGCCGCGACTGGGCTCGGACGGAAGCTGGACCTCACTGCTGCAGGCCCGCGGCGTGGAACTCACCCCGCTGGCACCGAGCAACTGCGGTTTCGAGGTTGAGGGATGGAGTGAACATCTCAGGCAGAAATTCGCGGGCGCACCGCTGAAAAATGTGGCGCTCTGTGTCGATGGCGAACCGCCTCGCACCGGCGAATTCGTGCTTACCGAAGGCGGTATCGAGGGCAGCCTGGTATACGCCCTGTCCGCGCCCATTCGCCGGCGTATCGAGCAGCAGGGCGCGGCCAGGGTACTGCTCGATCTGCTGCCGCAGATACCGCAGGACAGACTTACGACCGCACTGGCAAAGCCCCGCGGCAAGCAATCCCTCGCCAAACACCTGCATCGCCAGGCCGGACTCGGCGGCGTCAAGGCGGCACTGCTGCGCGAACTCGCCCCCCGTGAGGCGTTCACCGATCCTGCCAGCCTCGCCCCCTGGATCAAGGCATTGCCTGTCGATCTGGTGCGGGCACGGCCAATAGAAGAAGCCATCAGCAGCGCCGGCGGCGTGCCCTTTACGGAGCTGGACCACGGCCTGATGCTGAAATCCCTGCCCGGGGTCTTCTGCGCCGGCGAGATGCTCGACTGGGAGGCCCCCACCGGTGGCTACCTGCTCACCGCCTGCTTCGCCAGTGGCCGTGTCGCCGCGCGGGGCGCACTGCGCTGGCTCGCACAGCAGGAATGA
- the typA gene encoding translational GTPase TypA encodes MIDNLRNIAIIAHVDHGKTTLVDKLLSQSGTLDRRSADSERVMDSNDQEKERGITILAKNTAIRWNDYRINIVDTPGHADFGGEVERVLSMVDSVLLLVDAVDGPMPQTRFVTQKAFEQGLNPIVVINKIDRPGARPDWVMDQVFDLFDSLGATDEQLDFPVIYASALNGIAGMDETDMADDMTPLFQLIVDKVKPPQVDLNGPFQMQISALDYNSYVGVIGVGRIKRGTLKPNQQVVILDREGKSRKAKVLQVMGYLGLERVEVEQASAGDIVCITGVGELNISDTLCHPDNPEALPALTVDEPTVSMTFQVNDSPFAGQDGKYVTSRNIKERLEQELIHNVALRVEQGDTPDKFKVSGRGELHLSVLIENMRREGFELGVSRPEVVQKIVDGEIQEPYEQVVIDVEEQHQGSIMEELGLRKADLTNMEPDGKGRVRLTFIVPSRGLIGFRNQFLTLTSGSGIMTSIFDHYGPVKAGEVGKRINGVLVSMVKGKTLAYGLFALQDRGRLFLGHGEEIYEGQIVGIHSRGNDLVVNPTKAKQLTNIRAAGTDEALTLTPPIRHTLEQALEFIEDDELVEVTPNHIRLRKKILQENMRKRAKK; translated from the coding sequence GTGATAGACAACCTTCGCAATATCGCGATCATCGCCCACGTTGACCACGGCAAGACCACCCTGGTGGACAAACTGCTGTCCCAGTCCGGTACCCTGGACCGCCGCAGTGCCGATTCCGAGCGGGTGATGGACTCCAATGACCAGGAGAAAGAGCGCGGTATTACCATCCTCGCCAAGAACACCGCCATCCGCTGGAACGACTACCGCATCAACATCGTCGACACCCCCGGACACGCCGACTTCGGCGGTGAGGTGGAGCGCGTACTGTCCATGGTGGACTCGGTACTGCTGCTGGTAGACGCGGTGGACGGCCCCATGCCGCAGACCCGCTTCGTGACCCAGAAGGCGTTCGAACAGGGCCTGAACCCGATTGTGGTGATCAACAAAATCGACCGCCCCGGTGCGCGCCCGGACTGGGTGATGGACCAGGTGTTCGACCTGTTCGACAGCCTCGGTGCCACCGATGAGCAGCTGGACTTCCCGGTCATCTACGCCTCCGCCCTGAACGGCATCGCCGGCATGGACGAGACCGACATGGCGGACGACATGACCCCGCTGTTCCAGCTGATCGTCGACAAGGTCAAGCCGCCACAGGTGGACCTGAACGGCCCGTTCCAGATGCAGATCTCCGCGCTGGACTACAACAGCTACGTGGGCGTGATCGGTGTGGGCCGCATCAAACGCGGCACCCTCAAGCCGAACCAGCAGGTGGTGATCCTCGACCGCGAAGGCAAGTCCCGCAAAGCCAAGGTGCTGCAGGTGATGGGTTACCTGGGCCTGGAGCGTGTGGAAGTGGAACAGGCCAGCGCCGGCGACATCGTGTGTATCACCGGTGTGGGCGAGCTGAATATTTCTGACACCCTGTGTCACCCGGACAACCCGGAAGCACTGCCGGCGCTGACCGTGGACGAGCCCACCGTGAGCATGACCTTCCAGGTGAACGACTCCCCGTTCGCCGGCCAGGACGGCAAGTACGTCACCAGCCGCAACATCAAGGAGCGCCTGGAGCAGGAGCTGATCCACAACGTCGCGCTGCGTGTGGAACAGGGTGATACCCCGGACAAATTCAAGGTCTCCGGCCGCGGTGAGCTGCACCTGTCGGTACTGATCGAGAACATGCGTCGCGAAGGCTTCGAGCTGGGTGTATCCCGCCCGGAGGTGGTACAGAAGATCGTCGACGGCGAAATCCAGGAGCCCTACGAGCAGGTCGTGATCGACGTGGAAGAGCAGCACCAGGGTTCCATCATGGAAGAACTGGGCCTGCGCAAAGCGGACCTGACCAACATGGAGCCGGACGGCAAGGGCCGCGTGCGCCTGACCTTCATCGTGCCGTCCCGCGGCCTGATCGGTTTCCGCAACCAGTTCCTGACCCTGACCAGCGGCTCCGGCATCATGACCAGCATCTTCGACCACTACGGCCCGGTCAAAGCCGGCGAAGTGGGCAAGCGCATCAACGGTGTGCTGGTATCCATGGTGAAGGGCAAGACCCTGGCCTACGGCCTGTTCGCCCTGCAGGACCGCGGTCGCCTGTTCCTGGGCCACGGTGAGGAAATCTATGAAGGCCAGATCGTGGGTATCCACTCCCGCGGCAACGACCTGGTGGTAAACCCAACCAAGGCCAAGCAGCTGACCAACATCCGCGCCGCCGGCACCGACGAGGCCCTCACCCTGACCCCGCCGATCCGCCACACTCTGGAACAGGCGCTGGAATTTATTGAAGACGACGAACTGGTGGAAGTGACCCCGAACCACATTCGCCTGCGCAAGAAAATCCTGCAGGAAAACATGCGCAAACGCGCGAAGAAATAA
- a CDS encoding glutathione S-transferase family protein produces the protein MKLFGSYTSPYVRHCRIALMQSGLDWEMVELDIHTSKDPGTPTLRVPFLKDGALTLTDSTSIVKYVREKSGREFIADVRELDRYCLANTLLDAAINLFLLERSGVDIGANVYARRQQKRIELILGELDSAPLPERGKLNDADYRVAVAAAWGQFRHRFSIAPHNNLQRLLEIAGEDPVFVETAPPVG, from the coding sequence ATGAAACTATTTGGTAGCTATACATCGCCCTACGTGCGTCACTGCCGCATCGCCCTGATGCAGTCCGGGCTCGACTGGGAAATGGTGGAGCTGGATATTCACACCAGCAAGGACCCGGGTACGCCCACTCTGAGAGTCCCCTTTCTGAAAGATGGCGCCCTGACGCTGACCGATTCCACGTCGATCGTGAAATATGTGCGCGAAAAATCCGGCCGTGAATTTATCGCCGACGTCCGGGAACTCGATCGCTACTGTCTTGCCAATACCCTGCTGGATGCGGCGATTAATCTTTTCCTGCTGGAGCGCAGCGGTGTTGATATCGGTGCGAATGTTTATGCCCGTCGCCAACAGAAACGTATCGAGCTGATCCTCGGTGAGCTGGATTCTGCGCCGTTGCCCGAGCGCGGAAAACTGAACGACGCTGATTACCGCGTGGCGGTTGCCGCAGCCTGGGGCCAGTTCCGCCATCGATTTTCCATTGCGCCGCACAACAACCTGCAGCGCCTGTTGGAAATTGCCGGAGAGGATCCGGTTTTTGTCGAGACCGCGCCGCCGGTCGGGTAA
- a CDS encoding VIT1/CCC1 transporter family protein — protein sequence MKTSRQQELIREHRPENIARRLQRPPRGERISDLVLGAIDGCITTFAIVSGAFGAGFSPLVVLVMGVANLLADGVSMAVSNFEAVNAQQRFAEHARRTEEQHIRMVPEGEREEIRQIFANKGFSGEHLEHIVDTVTADRALWINTMLSEEYGLSPVAPNPLASAWWTFVAFVLVGLVPLLPFFFGGGNFSQKFAISTGLAGLVFFFIGVLKGWVFRGSLLRAGLGTFLLGSCAAGIAFAVGYTLQRVVGVA from the coding sequence GTGAAAACATCCCGCCAGCAGGAGCTGATCCGCGAACACCGCCCGGAAAATATTGCCAGGCGCCTGCAGCGACCACCCCGGGGGGAGCGCATTTCCGATCTGGTGCTCGGTGCCATAGATGGCTGTATCACCACCTTTGCGATCGTTTCCGGCGCGTTCGGTGCGGGATTCTCGCCGCTGGTGGTTCTCGTCATGGGAGTGGCCAACCTGCTGGCGGACGGCGTCAGTATGGCGGTCAGTAATTTTGAGGCAGTCAATGCACAGCAGCGATTTGCCGAACACGCGCGCCGTACCGAGGAGCAGCATATCCGTATGGTGCCGGAGGGAGAGCGCGAGGAGATCCGGCAGATATTTGCCAACAAAGGCTTCAGTGGCGAGCACCTTGAGCACATTGTCGATACCGTGACGGCGGACCGTGCGCTGTGGATAAACACCATGCTGAGCGAGGAGTATGGCCTCAGTCCTGTTGCGCCCAATCCGCTGGCATCTGCCTGGTGGACCTTCGTCGCCTTCGTACTGGTGGGCTTGGTTCCTCTGCTGCCATTTTTCTTTGGTGGGGGAAATTTCTCGCAGAAGTTCGCGATCAGCACTGGGCTCGCGGGGCTGGTCTTTTTTTTCATTGGTGTGCTGAAGGGTTGGGTGTTTCGCGGCTCTCTTTTGCGCGCCGGGCTGGGAACTTTTCTGCTGGGCAGCTGTGCAGCCGGTATTGCCTTTGCGGTTGGATACACGCTCCAGCGCGTTGTCGGTGTCGCGTAG
- a CDS encoding macro domain-containing protein, translating into MANRTGAETGMGQLQLICDDILTIEADALVCPAHKHLIRGRGLSAQVYDRAGEALVSECSQLPECAVGEACITGAPNLPVRYLLHTVTPQWSSGDQWGARGLEQLRQCYESALALARQHGLPRLLFPALGAGTNRFPHELAAHQGLEVLHDAVRDFALITVCLRTDPALGAWRAVDQRFFGAG; encoded by the coding sequence ATGGCGAACAGGACTGGCGCGGAGACCGGCATGGGACAGCTGCAATTGATTTGTGACGACATTCTCACTATCGAGGCCGATGCGCTTGTGTGCCCGGCGCACAAGCACCTGATACGCGGTCGCGGGCTCTCCGCACAGGTCTATGACCGCGCCGGTGAGGCGCTGGTGAGTGAGTGCTCGCAGCTCCCGGAGTGCGCAGTGGGTGAGGCCTGCATCACCGGCGCGCCCAACCTTCCGGTGCGCTATCTGCTCCACACCGTCACGCCGCAATGGAGCAGTGGCGACCAGTGGGGTGCACGCGGACTGGAGCAACTGCGCCAGTGCTATGAAAGTGCACTGGCGCTTGCGCGCCAGCACGGATTGCCGCGGCTGCTGTTTCCGGCGCTGGGCGCCGGCACCAACCGCTTCCCCCACGAGTTGGCCGCGCATCAGGGGCTGGAGGTTTTACACGACGCAGTGCGGGATTTTGCACTGATTACCGTATGTCTGCGTACCGATCCTGCGTTGGGGGCGTGGCGCGCGGTTGATCAGCGCTTTTTCGGTGCAGGCTAA